One Gemmatimonadota bacterium DNA window includes the following coding sequences:
- a CDS encoding transpeptidase family protein, with the protein MVAKSCMRRLTLLFAIGMLLCAGLGYRIALIQIRDGETYRQRARDQQHRVVTIDPRRGRIFDRNGNTLALSVEFDSFGIQDLDRDRLNSADVGNLAVQLSQITGEDPRHIVDRISGSSDFRYLVRWVNPETSERIRGLSTYPRFEPYIRTEKEARRVYPYRTAAGQVLGFSVDGSGQAGFEMEHNRLLSGIEGYSVVQIDAQRRAYTWLDDYQKSAENGADVVLTIDIAAQVAAESVLEEAIARHEALGGMVIMLDPGNGDILAMASSPDFDPNTPGRFPFEAQKIRSVVDTYEPGSTFKIVAATAALETGAFSLEDRIDTSGGRIEIGTQTISDHDVFNELSVREVFEHSSNVGTVKIALELGEKTFYEYTRSFGFGMKTGVALPGEVNGILHKPARWSRSTLPTMSIGYGVSVTGVQLAAAYCAVANGGQLLQPRIIRSITRNDGTVVSVPKSVVRRVMKPQTAEILLDVFTGVVDRGTGTKAAVPGFKVAGKTGTAWKAREDGRGYTRNYRSSFVGMFPASDPEIVVLVMIDEPKKRGFYGGSVAAPVFNKFVRRLVHMPDGPVESIPESDDGLPLHLASIEPNTASDRQPEISDWSGPGFRGRMPRDPLPLDGRWEIERPGTLTGAERPRVALPSVIGMSVREAVKTLAEMGIEATIVGTGYVRRQIPAPGHWVNSGERCIIECGPFN; encoded by the coding sequence ATGGTCGCGAAATCCTGTATGCGCAGACTGACCCTCCTCTTCGCGATCGGTATGTTGCTGTGTGCAGGTCTTGGATATCGAATCGCCCTGATACAGATTCGCGACGGCGAGACCTACAGGCAGCGAGCGCGTGATCAGCAGCACAGGGTCGTCACCATCGATCCCCGCCGGGGCCGTATCTTCGATCGAAACGGGAACACGCTGGCGCTGAGCGTCGAGTTCGACTCCTTCGGCATCCAGGATCTTGACAGGGACCGGCTCAATAGCGCCGACGTCGGCAACCTGGCCGTACAACTCTCCCAGATCACCGGCGAAGATCCCCGGCATATCGTGGACCGGATTTCCGGATCCTCCGACTTCCGGTACCTGGTACGATGGGTGAATCCGGAGACCAGCGAACGGATCAGGGGGCTGTCCACCTACCCCCGTTTCGAACCCTATATCCGCACGGAAAAGGAGGCGCGGCGGGTCTATCCCTACCGGACCGCCGCCGGCCAGGTCCTGGGTTTCAGCGTCGACGGTTCCGGACAGGCCGGATTCGAAATGGAACATAACCGGTTGCTGTCCGGTATAGAAGGGTACAGCGTAGTCCAGATCGATGCCCAGCGGCGGGCCTATACGTGGCTGGATGACTACCAGAAGTCGGCGGAGAATGGCGCCGACGTCGTCCTGACGATCGATATAGCGGCCCAGGTCGCCGCGGAATCGGTGCTCGAAGAGGCGATAGCAAGGCACGAAGCACTTGGCGGCATGGTCATCATGTTGGATCCGGGGAACGGCGACATACTGGCCATGGCCAGTTCGCCGGACTTCGATCCCAACACGCCGGGCCGATTCCCATTCGAAGCCCAGAAGATCAGATCCGTTGTAGACACCTACGAGCCCGGTTCGACGTTCAAGATCGTCGCCGCGACCGCGGCCCTGGAGACCGGCGCGTTCTCGCTCGAAGACCGGATCGATACGAGCGGAGGGCGGATCGAAATAGGTACCCAGACGATTTCGGACCACGACGTCTTCAATGAGCTGTCCGTGAGGGAGGTCTTCGAGCATTCCAGTAACGTCGGTACCGTGAAAATCGCCCTGGAGCTCGGCGAGAAGACCTTTTATGAATACACCCGGTCATTCGGTTTCGGCATGAAGACGGGCGTTGCGCTGCCGGGCGAGGTCAATGGGATCCTGCACAAACCGGCCAGGTGGTCCAGGTCGACGCTGCCCACCATGTCCATCGGCTACGGGGTTTCCGTTACCGGGGTGCAATTGGCGGCCGCCTATTGCGCGGTGGCCAACGGGGGGCAGCTCCTGCAACCCCGGATCATCAGGTCCATCACGCGAAACGACGGTACAGTGGTGTCCGTTCCGAAATCCGTCGTTCGCAGAGTGATGAAGCCGCAGACCGCGGAAATCCTGCTGGACGTATTCACCGGAGTGGTGGACCGGGGCACGGGGACGAAGGCCGCGGTTCCCGGATTCAAGGTCGCCGGGAAGACCGGCACGGCCTGGAAGGCGCGTGAGGACGGCAGGGGATACACCCGGAACTACCGGTCGTCGTTCGTCGGCATGTTTCCCGCGTCGGATCCGGAAATCGTCGTACTGGTCATGATCGACGAACCGAAGAAGCGCGGTTTCTACGGTGGATCAGTGGCCGCGCCCGTCTTTAACAAGTTCGTTCGCCGTCTCGTCCATATGCCGGACGGCCCGGTGGAGTCGATTCCCGAATCCGACGATGGCCTTCCGTTGCACCTGGCCTCCATCGAACCGAATACCGCTTCGGACCGTCAACCCGAAATATCCGACTGGTCCGGTCCGGGCTTCAGAGGACGGATGCCCCGGGACCCGCTTCCGCTCGACGGCCGTTGGGAAATCGAGCGCCCCGGTACCCTCACCGGGGCGGAACGGCCCCGGGTCGCGCTGCCGTCCGTGATCGGCATGAGCGTACGGGAAGCGGTCAAGACCCTGGCCGAAATGGGCATCGAAGCAACCATCGTCGGCACGGGCTACGTCCGGCGCCAGATTCCGGCACCGGGCCACTGGGTCAATTCCGGTGAACGATGCATCATCGAATGCGGCCCATTCAATTAG
- the rsmH gene encoding 16S rRNA (cytosine(1402)-N(4))-methyltransferase RsmH — MGKRSSGIVMGLADSYIHVPVLAGEIADMIVWNSSGTYVDGTIGGGGHARAIMDRLDESGRLIGLDKDLEAVHVSRARLAGGGTPRVEIMHRDFTELASVLEAKRISRVDGLLLDLGVSSYQIDTPGRGFSFQSEGPLDMRMDRGGALTAADIVNGGSRDEIERIIGEYGEERQARSVANAIVRNRAKSPLTSTTGLAETIRSAVRSRWAVKSCARVFQALRIAVNQELDRLRTALDNLLPLLSGRGRFGVISYHSLEDRMVKRTFETWASDCICPPGIPQCVCRHERVAVLHTRRAVVASREEVTTNPRARSARFRMIERLPDDQTAR, encoded by the coding sequence ATGGGCAAACGCAGCAGCGGAATAGTCATGGGTCTGGCAGATTCGTACATCCATGTTCCCGTTCTTGCCGGGGAAATAGCCGATATGATCGTCTGGAACAGTTCGGGCACATACGTGGACGGAACCATAGGAGGAGGCGGTCACGCGCGCGCAATCATGGACAGGCTTGATGAATCCGGCCGGCTGATCGGGCTGGACAAAGACCTCGAAGCGGTCCACGTGTCCAGGGCCAGGCTTGCGGGCGGCGGAACCCCTCGCGTGGAAATCATGCATCGTGACTTTACGGAACTGGCGTCCGTGCTGGAAGCGAAACGCATCTCGCGGGTGGACGGACTGTTGCTGGACCTGGGCGTGTCTTCGTACCAGATCGATACGCCCGGCCGCGGTTTCTCCTTCCAGTCCGAAGGTCCGCTCGATATGCGCATGGACCGGGGCGGGGCGCTGACGGCAGCCGATATCGTCAACGGGGGTTCCCGGGACGAAATCGAACGGATCATCGGGGAGTACGGCGAGGAACGTCAGGCCCGCAGCGTCGCGAACGCGATTGTCAGGAACCGCGCGAAGTCACCGCTGACCTCCACCACCGGGCTGGCAGAGACGATCAGGTCGGCGGTCCGCAGCAGATGGGCGGTCAAGTCCTGCGCCCGGGTGTTCCAGGCACTGCGCATCGCCGTGAACCAGGAGCTGGACAGATTGAGAACGGCATTGGACAACCTGCTGCCGCTGTTGAGCGGCCGGGGTCGTTTCGGAGTCATATCCTATCATTCGTTAGAGGACCGCATGGTCAAGCGTACGTTCGAAACCTGGGCTTCGGATTGCATCTGCCCGCCGGGTATTCCGCAATGCGTGTGCCGGCACGAGCGCGTCGCCGTGCTGCACACCAGGCGGGCCGTCGTGGCTTCACGGGAAGAGGTCACGACAAACCCGCGGGCCCGAAGCGCCAGGTTTCGTATGATCGAACGCTTGCCCGACGATCAAACCGCACGCTGA
- the mraZ gene encoding division/cell wall cluster transcriptional repressor MraZ, translating to MVNFLGSYTHTVDHKGRVNVPVKFRKHIRTDEDDTLIITRGLDGCLFVYPIDEWEQIDTRLRELPITRQNTRVFIRMLSSEAVAVSMDKQGRIALPRQLIERAGIETEVLIVGTLDHFEIWSPKEYKKVMDESGHTYEEIAESLFV from the coding sequence ATGGTCAACTTCCTGGGATCATACACGCACACCGTGGATCACAAAGGACGGGTGAATGTCCCTGTGAAGTTTCGGAAGCATATCCGGACCGACGAGGACGATACGCTGATCATCACGCGGGGACTCGACGGATGCCTTTTCGTATATCCGATCGACGAGTGGGAACAGATCGACACCCGACTGCGCGAACTGCCCATCACGCGGCAGAACACGCGGGTGTTCATCAGGATGCTCTCGTCGGAGGCCGTGGCGGTATCCATGGACAAGCAGGGGCGCATCGCGCTTCCCCGGCAACTGATCGAACGCGCCGGCATCGAAACCGAAGTGCTGATCGTCGGTACGCTCGACCACTTTGAAATCTGGAGTCCGAAGGAATACAAGAAGGTGATGGACGAATCGGGACACACCTACGAAGAAATCGCGGAATCCCTGTTCGTCTGA